The genomic interval CCGGGAGGACGGCGAGCAACAGCGTCACGATGCCCGAGGAGACGAGCGACCATCCGAGCGTCGTTCGGTATGCCATACCCTCACTCGGAGTCGCGCACTGAAAGGCGCTGTCCCGCTCAACGTTTATTCGAGCGGGTCGCCTACCGCTCCCCATGTCCGACTCGTCGACACCGGTCGAGCAACGCGTCGGGGATCGACTGCGCGAGCGCGGGGAGACAGTCGCCGTGGCCGAGTCCTGTACCGGCGGCCTGGTGGGATCGCTCGTGACCGACGTACCCGGCTCCAGTGACTACTTCGACCGCTCTGTGGTGACCTACTCCTACGGTGCGAAACTGGACCTGCTGGCGGTCGCCCGAGAGACCCTGGACGACCACGGCGCCGTCTCGGAACCGGTCGCCGCGGAGATGGCTCGTGCGGTCAGGGACACCGCCGGGACCGACTGGGGTGTCGCCACGACCGGTGTCGCCGGTCCAGGCGGTGGCACGCCGGAGACGCCGGTCGGGACCGTCTACATCGCGGTCGCTCACGCCGCTCCCTGGGAGACGGGCGAGTCGGGCGTGCGCGTCGCCCACTACGAGTTCGACGGCGACCGGACGACGGTCAAAGCGCAGATCGCCAGGCAGGCGCTGTCCGACCTCCTCGACGCGGTCGAGGGCCAGTAGCAAGACCTTTCGGCGTCCCCTCCAACGGATTCCCCGTGAACAAACGCGGCCACGTGTTGAACGCCGTCCTGTTGAGTATCGGCCTGGGATACGTGCTGGACCCGTCGGGTGACTTCTCGACGTTCGCGAGGATGGCCGAGGTGTTCCTCCCGGTCGTGCTGGGGGCGCTGTTCCCCGACGTGGACACGGCCTTCGGCCGCCACCGGAAGACGCTGCACAACCTCCCCGTCCTCGCAATCTTCCTCGCACACCCGATCTACCACGCCGGCAACCTCCAGTGGGTGTGGCTCGGCGTCCTGACCCACTACGTGCTCGACTATCTCGGGTCGAAACGCGGGATCGCGCTCTTCTATCCCCTCTCCGACCAGGAGTTTGCCTTCCCCTGGGGCGTCGCGACGACCAGCGACTGGGCGGAGGGTGTGACCGTCGCCATCACCGTCGTCGAACTGCTGTTGGTCGCGGCGCTGGTCCACGTGCTCCCGCAGTATCTCCCGCCGGAGGTCACGCAACTGCTGGCCGAGAACACCGCGCTGGTCGCCTAGTAGACCTTGCAGTGGTCGAACCGGCCGCCGTAGGCGACGTGATCGGGGTGGGTCGGCTCCGTTCCCTGGAGCATCAAGCGGTCGAACTTCCCCCACGAGTTCTCGAAGCCCAGGTGCGCGAACTCCAGCGCACGGCGGGCGACGTGGCCCACCCCGTGCCGGTGAAACAGCCGCCGGGAGGCGTCGCTCCGGAACGCCTCCGCGAGTGCGTCGGCGTCGCCGACCGGCCGATCGAACGAGATCCAGGCCTCGCCGACGGTCCCGCGGAGGTGAGCGTAGGAGGAGGTGAACGTCTGGACCCCCGTCTCGTGGGCGATCTCGCGCGCCCGCTTGTTGTCCCAGGGGAGGTGTTTCGGGTTGTACACCTCGATCGCGTCGATCGTCTCGGCGTAGGTCCGGATCTCCTCGCGCCCGAGACTGACGTTCAGAAAGGTCGGGTGCGGGATCAACACGGCCGCTTCCTGGCGCTCGAGTTCGTCCATCGCCGCCTCCATCGTGATGAAGTCCGGAACCGGTTCGTCCAGTCCGATCGCGAGGATGTGTCGGCGGTGTTGCCAGGTCCCAGTGAACAGCTCCCGGGCGGGGATCACCGCGAGGTCGTCGTCGGAATAGCGGGCGGCTTCCTCACGGATGTCCGGCAGGCGCGTGAAGTGTGGCGCGTACACGATCGCGTCCAGCCCGCGGGCCTTCGCCCGCTCGACGACCCGCTCGTCGAGAATCTTGACGTGTACGTCGACGTTGAACCCCTCGCTCGTCACGCCGAGTACTCCTGCCGTCGCCACATTAGGGGTTTTCATTCGTCGCCCGCTATCGGTCAGCCCGCTGCCAGATCGGCCCGGCCGGGCAGTACGCTTATACGACCGGCTCGCGTCGCCTCCCACATGACGCGGTGGGAGTGCGCGATCGACGGCGACGACCGGCAGTTCGACAGCGTCGAGGACCTCATCGTCCACCAGTCGACAGACCACGAGCGGATCACCTGTCAGGTGTGTGGCACCGTGATCCCGGACGGCTACTTCGCCATCAAGCACGCCTTCGACGAACACTCCCGCGCCGAGTACGTCCGCGCCTACGACGCCTCCGCAGGCGACGTTCGCCGGCGCGAGAGCGTCAAAGAGGCAATCGAGGCCGCCGCCGACATGGGGACGGTCATCGACCGCCTGGAAAGCGGCGACGGGGCCTACTGACCCACGTTCTTCGACGGAGGCGAAAAATCCGGCCGACTCGCTCACGTCGTTCGCTCGCAGCCGGAGAGACAGGGGCGAATCTCGACTAGCGCTCTTCGGAGTCCAGCACCCGGATCTGGTCACCACGCACGGTGACCGGGATCGGGACCGTCGCCTCGTACAGCTCGACGGTCACCTGGTCTTTGCCCTCGTCGATCCGCTGGACCTGGGCCTTCTCGCCCTTGAACGGACCGGCGATGAGTTCGACGATGTCGCCCTCGGCGATCCCCTCCACGTCGGGTTTCGGCGAGAGGAAGTGCTCGACTTCGGCCATCGAGGACTCTCCCTGGACGACGCCGTTTGCGTGGGGGATCTCGTCGAGGATGCGGTCGAACACCGAGGCGTCGTCGGCCTCGACCATGACGTAGCTGGTCAGCGAGTCCGGCGCCAGCGCGGCGTGGATGCTCTCTTCCTCGCGGTTGATGATCATGTCGGCCACGGTGCGCTCCTGGCTGGCCGTGGTCTTGACTGCGTAGATTCCCATGTGTTTACACCGGCTTGCTGCCGGGGACGAATGTCATCACCGCGAAGATGATGAACCCGATCAGTCCCACGAGTACGATACCCGCGCCGGCGATCTTCGCGATCTGTGAGAACTCGTCCCACTCCGGCGTACTCGCCAGTTTGAGCACGCGGATGTAGGAGTTGAGGTCGTACGGAACGTCCATAGCGGGCCGTACCCGCTGGCGGCTTTTCTATATTTTGGTGTCGGCCGCTCGCGACCCCGATCAGTCGACGTAGTCGATGTCCTCGCCGAGTTGCTGGGAGGCCCGTTCCTGCTGGGCCTCGCCCTGGCCGTAGATCTGGGGGCTCTCGACCCCGGTGACGACGATCATCGTCTCCATCTTCCCGTCGAACTCGTTGTTGACCGACGCGCCCCAGATGATGCGGGCGTCGGGGTCGATCCGGTCGTAGATCTCCTCGACGACGCCCTCGGCCTCCTCGATGGACATGTCGGGGCCGCCGACGACGTTGACCAGCGCGGAGTTGGCGCCGTCGAACTCCACGTCCAAGAGCGGCGAGCGCAACGCCGATCTGATGGAGTCCTGGGCCTTGTTCTCCGAGTCGGACTCTCCGAGCCCGATCATGGCGACGCCGCCGTTCTCCATGATGGTCCGCACGTCGGCGAAGTCGACGTTGACCAGGCCGGGCTTGGTGATGAGTTCGGTCATCCCCTTCACCGAGCGCATCAGCACGCGGTCACAGATCTTGAACGCGTCCTGGAGGGGCATGCTGGGGGCGTAGTCCAGCAGGCGGTCGTTCGGGACGACGATCACGGTGTCCGAGACCGACCGCAGGCGTTCCAGGCCGGCGTCCGCGTTGGCCCGCCGGCGCTCGCCCTCCGCGGTGAACGGGATGGTGACGATAGCGATGGTGAGTGCGCCCGCCTCCTGGGCCGTCTGTGCGACGACGGGAGCCGCGCCCGTCCCGGTACCGCCGCCCAGCCCGGCGGTGACGAACACCATGTCGGAGCCGTCGATCGACTGTTGGATGTCCTCGATGTTCTCCTGTGCGGCCTCCTCGCCGATCTTCGGGACCGACCCCGCACCGCGACCACCGGTGCGTTTCTTCCCGATGAGGATCTTCGTGTCGGCCTCGACCTCGTCGGCGAGGTGCTGGGCGTCCGTGTTGGCGGCGACGAGTTTCGCCCCGTGGATGCCCTCCTCGGTCATCCGCGTGACCGTGTTCCCGCCGGCACCGCCACAGCCGACGACCGTGATCTTCGTCTCCAGATCCTTGACGACCGACGCCAGCTCCTCGTCGGTCATCTGTCCGGCTGTCGACATCTCTTCGGTTGACCCTGCTTGCCCGTCCGTCGCCTCCGACGCCGGCGAGGACCCCTCCTCTTCGGCCTCGTCGATGGCGTCGTCGATAATCGAGTCCATATTTAAATCCCCGTTACAAGCGAACTGTCTTATTCTTTCCCCCTGTGTCGGACGCGCGGCAGACGCCGCCGACGGGTCGTTTCAGCTGGACATCACAGTTCGAAGCGCCGAATCCGCTCGCGTTGGAACCGCTCCGGAGTGATTCGCTCGCCGTCTACCTCCACTGGCTCCCCTGCTGCGAGCCGACCGAACTTCGGTCCTTCGGGGACACCCGCGGTCTCGGCCAGCGACGGATCGAACGCCGTCTCGCGGGCGACCAGCTCGTCACCGTCCCGCGTGACGCTGTCGTATTTCCGCTCCAGGATGTCCCGCAGTGCGTCGACGAGCGGCCCGCGGCCGGCCGCGGCCGGCACGGCGAACGGCCCGGTGACGACGGTCCCGTTCTGCTCAGTCACGAACGCGAGCGCGGTGCGCTCGACCTGCCGTCTGGTCGCCTCGTCGTCGATCCCGCTGACTTCTGTCAGCAGGTCCGACGGGAGGTCCACGACCGACCACTCCTCGGCCTCGCTCGCCCGGTCGCCGAATCGCAGGCCGTCCCCGACCGTCGTCAGGTCGGCCTCCAGCGCCGCGACCCGGTCCAGGGGAACCCCAGTGGTCTCGCGGACGAACGTCTCCTCGACGACACGGACGCCCAGCGTTTCGAGGTCGGCCGCGATCGTCGGTCGGTCGCCCTCGAACAGCGCGAAGTCGGCGCCGCTCGCTTCGACTGCGCGCTGGAGGACGGTCCGTCGCTGCTCGTCGGTCTCGGCCCACTCCTCCAGGTCGTCCAGACACCAGTCGGCGGCGACGTGGCCGACCGCCCAGTCGGTCTCCCGGACGACCCGCTCGAACCGGGGTGCGTAGTGGCCGCCGCCGATCCCGAGGAGCTGTCGTCGGCTCCCGTCCTCGCGCGGCGTGTCGGGCGCGACGCCGTCGAGGTCGAGGATCGCCCGGGCGACCGCTTCGGCCGCGTCGGGATCGCGCCACTGTGGCGCTGCACTGCCGACCTCGACGAACATCGACGGGACGCCCACGTCGGTCGGTCCGTGGTGGGTACACTCCATCCCGACCTCGTAGCCATCGGGTGCGTGCTCGGTCAGTGACTCGACGACCCGCCGGTGAGCGTTCGGACAGGCACGGGCGAACGATCCGTCGGCGCCGCCGAACTCGGCAGCGCCGAAGTTACCGGTGTGGTGTGCCGTCAGGAGTTCGTCGGTCTCACCGGCGTGACGCGAGGCGAACACGAGCAGGTCCGGGTCGTCGAACGCGGCCGCGACCCCGTCCAGATCCAGGTGGAGGGCGTCGAACTCGCGGAGTTCGATGCCGTCGGTCCGATAGACCGTCCCGCCACCGTCGGCGTCGGCGCGGCTGTCGTCGGTCGATTCGGTCCAGTCGGCCAGTTCGAGCAGGCGCTGGCCGACGTGTTCGGAGGCTTCGTCCGCTCTGGAGACGACGATCGCGAGCATCAGTCCGCGTTGTTCATGTGGACCGGGTCCCGGCCGACGGCGGTCCGCACGGCGTCGCCGGCCAGCCCGAGGAGGTACGTGAGCGCCTGCCAGCGCAGCGCGAACAGCACGGTCCCGGCAGCGATGTACACCCCAGTGTACGCCAGCAGCAGTTCGTAGCTGTCGATCGGCAGGACGACGTACTCACGGATCAGTGCGAACTCGATCAAGACCTGCGAGATAAAGAGGACGAAGAGAGCAAGCGCCTCCCGGAGGCTGATCGTGAAGTTACACAGGAGCGCCAGCGCGAAGAACGACTGGCCAGCCGTAATCCAGATCTCGGCGGACTGTCGCGCGTCGAACGGGAGCGTCCCGTAGCTGCCCAGCGCGATGGAGTAGATGACCGCGATGGTCCCGATCAGCAGCGTCCACTGGTTGAGCTTCGAGGAGATGAGGGCGTTGAATCCCGCCGTCGAGCGGGCCTTGTTGACGAGGACGGCGACGACGATCAGTTCCGGGGACTCGCTGGCCAGTGGCGCGATCCACTGGATCATGAAAAAGGAGGGGATCCCCACGTCGAGTCCGATCTGTTCGAGGCCGTGGGCGAACGGTTCGACGGCGGTGAAGATCATCAGCCCGGAGTACCCGAACAGCCCGAGGACGACCAGCGGCCGCCACGGGAGCGACCACTGCTGGAAGTACTTCGGGACGCCGACGGTGTGGTCGGACTGCTCGATGTCCGATTTCAGCACCAGCCCGATGTACGCGACGTAGAGTCCGACCAGAAAGAGCGTGTCCAGTCCGCCGATCCCGCCGCCCAGCGGGACCAGGAAGGCCCACGCGGTCGCCAGCAGCAGGAAGCTGATCTCGGTGGCGATGTCGGTGTCCAGTTCGACGGCGTCGTTCAGGAACCCGTCGCGGTGCATCACCGCCGGATCGCGTGTCTGTGTCGCCCGCCAGACGGTAAAGAGCGCGATGCCGGACCAGCCGAGCCCGATCAGGATGCGGTTGGCGCCGGTCATGTTCGCGATCGCCAGGTTGGCGTCGTGACAGGCCCGTGCGAGTTCCGTCTGGCCGGCCTCGATCGCCGCCGCCGAGAGTTCGCCACACTTCGCGGCCGTCGCCCCGCCGGCCCCGGCGTTCCAGGCGAACAGGGCGTCGACGGCGTACTCGGGAGCGACCGCCAGCACGGCGAGGACGGCGATGGCGAACGCTCGGGGCACGTCTTTCTCCGCGGTCTCGGCACCCCAGGCCAGCAGGAACGAGGCGCCGAGGATCGCAAGCCCCGAGACGGCGACCTCCGCGACCGTCCCCGGATGGACGCCCAGCAGCGCGACGGCGACCCAGCCGACTGTCAGCGCGACCGCGAAGGCGACCATGACCAGGGGATGACGGAGACGACTCACTACCTGAGTCCAGCACAGGTCGTCGTGAAAAGGTTGCGAATCGGGCCGGCCGAGAGCGTGGCGTTCATGGCCGGTGGGGCCGCTGGGTGTACGTATGGACGTGTACGCGCTCATCGGGAATCCCGTGGGTCACTCGCTGTCGCCGCCGATGCACGAGGCGGGCTACGACGCGCTCGGGCTCGACGCGAAGTACGTCACCTTCGAACCAGCGGCCGACGACGGCGCGGCTGCCGTAGCGGCGGCCGATACGCTCGGCCTGGACGGGCTCAACGTCACCATCCCGTTCAAGCAGGACGTGCTCGGCGCCGTCGAGCCGACGCCGCTGGCCGAGCGGATCGGCGCGGTCAACACCGTCGACTTCGGCGGGGAGACACCGACCGGCCACAACACGGACGCCGTCGGGGCCGTCCGTGCGCTGGACCACCACGACGTGTCGCGCTCCGGGACCGCAGTCGTCGTCGGCGCCGGCGGGGCCGGCCGAGCGGTCGCGTTCGGCTGGCGGACGAGGGGATGACGGTTCGGATCGCCAACCGGACCGAGGCCCGCGCTCACGAGCTGGCCGAGGCCGTTCCGGGGGCGAGCGGGCACGGGCTGGGCGACCTGAACGGGCTGCTGGCCGACGCCGACGTGCTCGTCAACGCCACGAGCGTCGGGATGGACGAGGACGAGACGCCGGTGCCCGCCGACGCGCTCCACGGCGACCTCGCGGTGCTCGACGCGGTGTACTCGCCGATCGAGACACGGCTGCTCCGGGACGCGGCCGCGGCGGGCGCGACGACCGTCGACGGCGCCTGGATGCTGCTGTATCAGGGTGTCGAGGCGTTCGAACTCTGGACCGGACGGGACGCCCCCGTCACCGCCATGAACGAGGCGCTACGGGCGGGCCTGGCCTCGGACGGTCCAGCAAGAGATTAGTGTCGGGCTGTGATAGAGGACGGTATGGGTCTGCTCCAGAAACTGAAATCCGCCCTCGGACTCGACGGGGCCGAGTCGGCCACGGGAGCCAGTGGGTCCGGTGATGTCGACGTGACCGTCGAACGGGAACCCGCGACGGAGTCCGAAGACGCCGTCAAAGGGACCGAGACGGCGGCGTCGGGCACCGACGTGGATCAGGGGGCCGAGACGGCCGCCGAGTCAGCCGAGTCCGAGGACGCTGCCGCGGAGCCCGAGGGCTCCGGCGACGACGTGACCGCGATCAAAGGTATCGGCCCCGCCTACGCCGACCGACTCTCGGGTATCGGCATCGAGACGGTGGGCGAACTGGCAGTCGCCGACGCCGACGACATCGCCGCACAGACGGATCTCTCGGAGAGCCGCGTCTCGGGGTGGATCGAGCGCGCGAGAGAGTACTGATCGGACAACCGCAAGCGAATTAGTCGCGCCGCTGTTCTCTACTGCTAATGCGAACGGTCGAAACCGACCGCGAGACGTTCGAGCGGGTCGCCAGCGGCGCGCCCGCTGACGCTCGCGTGCCGGTCGAGGTCCGCGTCACCGTCGAGGACCCCTTTATCGCCTACAGGCGCGCCCGCGAGGAAGTCGGCGGCGTCTACCTGGCGACGACCGGGGGCCAGTCGGGCTGGGGGTACTTCGCGACGGCGCCGGCAGAGTTCACCGAAGTCGGCCCAGACACCGGCGAGAGCCTTGACGCGCTCGCGGCCGTCCTCGACGGCGAGTCGCTGGCGCGGGGGCCGTGTGACGTGCCCTACCCGTGTGGCGCGGTCGGCTGGCTCTCCTACGACATCGTCCGGGAACTGGAGACACTCCCCGACTCAGCGGTCGCCGACCGCGCGCTGCCACGACTCCAACTGGCGACCTACGACCGGGTCGCCGCCTGGGAGGAACCACGCGGCGACGGCCCGGTCGAACTCCGAGTGACGGCCTGTCCCCGGCTGGCCGACCACGAGAGCGCCGAGGCGGCCTACGAGTTCGGCAAGCAACACGCACTGGAACTGGCCCGCCAGGCCGGCGAGGGCGACCCCGAAGTCGGGGACCCACCGGTCGCGGCCGACGAGGCGCGCTTCGAGAGCGACTGCACTCGCGAGTCGTTCGCCGAGCGCGTCCGGACGGTCAAACGGTACATCCGCGAGGGCGACACCTTCCAGGCGAACGTCTCCCAGCGACTGAGCGCGCCGGCCGCCGTCCACCCGGTCGAGGCCTTCGACGCGCTCCGGAGCGTGAACCCGGCCCCGTACTCGGCGCTCGTGGAGTTTCCCGGCGTCGACCTGGTGAGCGCGAGTCCGGAACTGCTCTTGAGTCGGGACGGCGACCGCCTCGTCACCGAACCCATCGCCGGGACCCGCCCGCGTGGAGCCACGGACGCCGAAGACGATCGGCTGGAGCGGGACCTCCTGGCCGACGAGAAAGAGCGCGCCGAACACGCGATGCTCGTCGACCTGGAGCGCAACGACCTCGGGAAGGTGAGCCAGTTCGGCTCGGTCGAGGTGACCGACTACCGCCGGGTCGACCGCTACTCGGAGGTGATGCACCTCGTCTCGGTCGTCGAAGGACGGCTCCGCGGGCGCGCCTCGCTCCGGGACGCCGTGGCCGCCGTGTTCCCCGGCGGGACCATCACCGGCGCACCCAAGCCACGGACGATGGAGATCATCGACGAGGTCGAGTCGAGTCGGCGCGGCCCCTACACCGGCTCGATCGGCCTCTTCGGGTTCGACGGCCGGGCGACGCTGAACATCGTCATCCGGACGCTGGTCCGCTACGGCGAGGAGTACCATCTCCGTGTGGGCGCGGGCATCGTCCACGATTCGGACCCCGACAGCGAGTACGAGGAGACCCTGGACAAGGGCCGTGCCCTCGTGACCGCGGTCGACGAGGCACTGGGCGCCAGAGCGGATCTCTCGGTGGAGGGACAGCGATGACGGCCGGGACGGCGCCGACAGTGCTGGTGGTGGACAACTACGATTCCTTCGCCTACAACCTCGTCCAGTACGTCGGCGAGGTCGTCCTGCGGCTGGGCGGTACCGAGGACGACGTGCTCGTGCGGCGAAACGACGCCGTCGACGTGGCAGACATCCGCGCGCTGGACCCCGACGGCATCGTCGTCTCGCCGGGGCCCGGGACACCCCAGGAAGCCGGCGTCTCGATGCCGGTCTTCGCCGAGTTGTCGTATCCGACGCTGGGGGTCTGTCTGGGCCACCAGGCGCTGTGTGCCGCGAGCGGCGCGCCGGTCGGTCACGCCGAGTCGGTCGTCCACGGCAAGTCCTCGTCGATCACCCACGACGGCGCGGGCGTCTTCGAGGGCGTTCCGGACGGCGTCCAGGTCGGGCGCTACCACTCGCTGGCGGTCGAGCGCGACGAGCTACCGGACGTGCTGGAGGAGACGGCCTACACCGACGACGAGGCCGGCATCGTGATGGGCGTGCGCCACCGCGAACAGCCACACGTCGGGGTGCAGTTCCACCCCGAGAGCATCCTCACGGACCACGGGAAGACGATGGTCGAGAACTTCTGTCTCACATGCAGTATCACGTAGACGGCCGGCTGGTCCCGGCCGACGAGGCGACGGTATCGGTGCGCGACCGCGGGTTCATGTACGGCGACGCCGCCTTCGAGACGCTGCGGGTCTACGGCGGCGACCCGTTCGAGTGGGCGGCCCACCGCGAGCGCCTCCAGCGCACCGCCGAGACGCTGGGCTTCGGGGCGGCCGTGCCCGACGACCTCCGGGAGCGGGTCGACGAGACGCTCGCCGCCAACGACCTCGAAGAGGCCTACGTCAAACTCTCGGTCACCCGTGGGGTCCAGCCCGGGAAGCTCACGCCGGACCCCGACGTGGACCCGACGGTGGTCGTCATCTGTTCGGCACTGCCGCCGGGTGGCCGGGACAGCGAGCCGGTCTGGGACGGCCCGGCCGACCTCCAGACCGTCCGGACTCGGCGGATCCCCAGCGAGTCCCTGCCCGCCGATACCAAGACCCACAACTACCTCAACGGCATCCTCGCCCGTCTTGAACTCCAGCGGGCGGCCCCCGACGGCGACGCCGCCGACGAGGCACTCGTGCGGGACATCGACGGGACCGTCGTCGAGGGCGCGACGAGCAACCTCTTTTTCGTCGCCGACGACGCGCTCCGGACCCCCAGCGCGGACCTAGACTTGCTCCCGGGAGTCACCCGCGGCGTCGTCGTCGAGCTAGCCCGCGAGGAAGGGTTCCCCGTCGAGGAAGGGAGCTACACGCTCGACGACGTGCGCGACGCCGACGAGGCGTTCCTGACGAACTCGACGTGGGAGGTCCGCCCGGTCGGAACCGTCGACGGGATCGACGTGGGGACCGGCCCGATGACGAAGCTCCTCCGGCGGCTCTACGCCGAGCGCGTCGAGCGCGACCAGTACTGAGACTCCGGCGGGCGGCCACTGGAACAGAGAGCAAAGCCCCGGCGGCCGATGAGTCCCGACCAGTACTGCGGGGACCGGGGCGTTGAAAACGGTGTCCTCCCTACAGTGTGCAACGATGGACGAGGACAGCCGTATCGCGGCCGTCGACGAGGTGCCCGAAGACGGGAGTTTCCTCTTTACCGTCCGCGACGGGTTCGACACCGGGGAGGCGATTCTGCTCCGGTTCGACGACGGGGTCGTCGCCTTCGAGAACTACTGTCCCCACTGGCGGGACGTTCGACTGGACAAGGGCAGCGGCGCGACCTGTCGCGACGGCGAACTGGTGTGTGAGAAACACGGCGCGACGTTCGAATCGGACACTGGCCACTGTACGTACGGTCCCTGTGAAGGGGCCGTCCTGGAAGAAGTCGACGTGACGACTGCCGACGGCACCGTCTACCTGACCGACGACCGCTACGAGTTCGAGAACCGGGGCTCGTCGGGCGACCGCGATCTGTCTTCTCGCGGTCGGATCGGTTTCTCGGGTCAGTGACCCCGGGTCGGGGGTGTCCCGCTACCCGATCCGGTAGGCCGGTTCGCTGACGCTCTCGCACTTGCACTCGGGACACCGACTGGGCCGGTTGGTCAGGTCGTCGAAGTCGCTGAACCCGCACTCCTCGCACTCGGGCGGGGCGACGAGCAACTGTTCGTCGGTCGGTTCCAGGGACTTCGCGATGTGTTCGACGTGGGTGAGCGCGTCGCTCGTCTGTATCTCGAACGCGGTCGCGATCGCGCCCGCAGCCATCGCGTCCTCGCGTAATCGGTCGGCGATGCGCTGGCGCGTCGTCCGACTTGCCTCGCGCATGGGTTGAGTTGGCGCGATTCGGTTATAGGTTTTGTTGCACTCAGTCGTCGGCCGCTGCCTCTCCCCTCGGTCCGCGCCCCGGCGGCGTGGCCCTCGTGGGAGACAGCCGTCGCGAGCAACTCGGGCGAGACCGCGGGCACGTCGTCCGCCCCGACCGGCCCCTCGGCCTCGATGTCGGCCAGCGACCGCGGGAACCGCCGGAGGTCCTTGTGGATCGCGATGCCGGCGTCGGCGCCCTCGCCCATCGCGACCGGGATCTGGTTGTGGCCGGGCGTGAGGTCGCCGACGGCGTAGACCCCCCTCGACGGAGGTCTCCCCGTCACCGTCGACCGCGACGGTGTCGTCGTCGTTGCGCTCGACCCCCAGCGCGTCGGCCAGTTCGGCGTGGTAGTCCGAGCCGTACATCGGGAAGCCGCCGCGGTACGCCCGGACGGTGCCGTCGGCGAACTCGAACGACTCCAGCCAGCCCGAGTCGTCTTTGGTCATCCCGACGATATCGTCCTCGATCACGTCGACCGGGTGAGCCGCGAGCTGTTCTGCGGTCTCCTCGCTCCACTCGGGGTCGTCACCGCGGGTCAGCAGGTCCACCTCGTCGGTGTAGTTGAGCATGATCATCGCCACCGCGGCCGCGGACTCGCCGGTCCCCATCACGAACACCGGCTCGTCGACGAACATGAACGCGTCACAGTGGAGACACCAGTGGAGGCCACGCCCGGTCCGGGGCAACGGAGGGTCGGGCCGCTCGTCGGAGAACCCGGTCGCGAGGACCACTCGGCGCGCGAGCAGGGGTCCGTCGTCGGTGGTGAGTTCGAACCCGCCGTCGAGCGGTTCGGCGTCCTCGACGAACCCCTGGCGGTAGTCGGCGCCGTAGTCCTGGACCTGTTCCCGGGCGGTCTGGAGGAATTCGTTGCCCGAGACATCCTCGGTGACGCCGATGACGTTGTGCGTGTCGGTCATCATCGCGGCCCGGCCGCCACCGCGGTTGACGACCACGGTGTCGAGCCCGAGCCGCGTCGTGTACAGGGCGGCGGTCAGCCCCGCGGGGCCGCCGCCGACCACTGCAACGTCGTACTCGAACTGCTCGTTGGTGTGCATTCGACCGCCCTAGGCACCAGACGACCAAAAGCGTGCCACCGTTCAGCCGAAGTTCTCGACTTTCGCGCCGTCGGCGTCGACGCCGGCCGCCTCCAGAG from Haloarcula pelagica carries:
- a CDS encoding CinA family protein produces the protein MSDSSTPVEQRVGDRLRERGETVAVAESCTGGLVGSLVTDVPGSSDYFDRSVVTYSYGAKLDLLAVARETLDDHGAVSEPVAAEMARAVRDTAGTDWGVATTGVAGPGGGTPETPVGTVYIAVAHAAPWETGESGVRVAHYEFDGDRTTVKAQIARQALSDLLDAVEGQ
- a CDS encoding transcription elongation factor Spt5, with the protein product MGIYAVKTTASQERTVADMIINREEESIHAALAPDSLTSYVMVEADDASVFDRILDEIPHANGVVQGESSMAEVEHFLSPKPDVEGIAEGDIVELIAGPFKGEKAQVQRIDEGKDQVTVELYEATVPIPVTVRGDQIRVLDSEER
- a CDS encoding DUF7565 family protein, which translates into the protein MTRWECAIDGDDRQFDSVEDLIVHQSTDHERITCQVCGTVIPDGYFAIKHAFDEHSRAEYVRAYDASAGDVRRRESVKEAIEAAADMGTVIDRLESGDGAY
- the ftsZ gene encoding cell division protein FtsZ, whose translation is MDSIIDDAIDEAEEEGSSPASEATDGQAGSTEEMSTAGQMTDEELASVVKDLETKITVVGCGGAGGNTVTRMTEEGIHGAKLVAANTDAQHLADEVEADTKILIGKKRTGGRGAGSVPKIGEEAAQENIEDIQQSIDGSDMVFVTAGLGGGTGTGAAPVVAQTAQEAGALTIAIVTIPFTAEGERRRANADAGLERLRSVSDTVIVVPNDRLLDYAPSMPLQDAFKICDRVLMRSVKGMTELITKPGLVNVDFADVRTIMENGGVAMIGLGESDSENKAQDSIRSALRSPLLDVEFDGANSALVNVVGGPDMSIEEAEGVVEEIYDRIDPDARIIWGASVNNEFDGKMETMIVVTGVESPQIYGQGEAQQERASQQLGEDIDYVD
- a CDS encoding D-aminoacyl-tRNA deacylase, which translates into the protein MLAIVVSRADEASEHVGQRLLELADWTESTDDSRADADGGGTVYRTDGIELREFDALHLDLDGVAAAFDDPDLLVFASRHAGETDELLTAHHTGNFGAAEFGGADGSFARACPNAHRRVVESLTEHAPDGYEVGMECTHHGPTDVGVPSMFVEVGSAAPQWRDPDAAEAVARAILDLDGVAPDTPREDGSRRQLLGIGGGHYAPRFERVVRETDWAVGHVAADWCLDDLEEWAETDEQRRTVLQRAVEASGADFALFEGDRPTIAADLETLGVRVVEETFVRETTGVPLDRVAALEADLTTVGDGLRFGDRASEAEEWSVVDLPSDLLTEVSGIDDEATRRQVERTALAFVTEQNGTVVTGPFAVPAAAGRGPLVDALRDILERKYDSVTRDGDELVARETAFDPSLAETAGVPEGPKFGRLAAGEPVEVDGERITPERFQRERIRRFEL
- a CDS encoding metal-dependent hydrolase, producing the protein MNKRGHVLNAVLLSIGLGYVLDPSGDFSTFARMAEVFLPVVLGALFPDVDTAFGRHRKTLHNLPVLAIFLAHPIYHAGNLQWVWLGVLTHYVLDYLGSKRGIALFYPLSDQEFAFPWGVATTSDWAEGVTVAITVVELLLVAALVHVLPQYLPPEVTQLLAENTALVA
- a CDS encoding PHP-associated domain-containing protein gives rise to the protein MKTPNVATAGVLGVTSEGFNVDVHVKILDERVVERAKARGLDAIVYAPHFTRLPDIREEAARYSDDDLAVIPARELFTGTWQHRRHILAIGLDEPVPDFITMEAAMDELERQEAAVLIPHPTFLNVSLGREEIRTYAETIDAIEVYNPKHLPWDNKRAREIAHETGVQTFTSSYAHLRGTVGEAWISFDRPVGDADALAEAFRSDASRRLFHRHGVGHVARRALEFAHLGFENSWGKFDRLMLQGTEPTHPDHVAYGGRFDHCKVY
- a CDS encoding protein translocase SEC61 complex subunit gamma, with the protein product MDVPYDLNSYIRVLKLASTPEWDEFSQIAKIAGAGIVLVGLIGFIIFAVMTFVPGSKPV